One Deinococcus sp. LM3 genomic region harbors:
- the hisH gene encoding imidazole glycerol phosphate synthase subunit HisH, giving the protein MSFPTTERPEVLLLDYGAGNVRSAAKALERAGMTVRVSSDPADVPGARALVVPGQGHFRQVMEAFDSSGFRQPVLDAAAAGTPILGICVGMQMLLEGSEEAPGVAGLGLIPGTVLRFPHDAQRKVPQMGWNSLDKVGDSPLLADLACPAYAYFVHSYYVPLTVEVDAGALTEYGVPFWAALSHGNLHATQFHPEKSGEVGLAILDRFRRNVLEG; this is encoded by the coding sequence GTGAGCTTCCCCACCACCGAACGCCCGGAAGTCCTGCTGCTCGACTACGGCGCCGGCAACGTCCGCAGCGCCGCCAAGGCCCTGGAACGCGCCGGCATGACCGTGCGCGTCAGCAGCGACCCCGCCGACGTGCCCGGCGCGCGTGCGCTGGTCGTGCCCGGCCAGGGGCACTTCCGGCAGGTCATGGAAGCCTTCGACAGCAGCGGCTTCCGCCAGCCCGTCCTGGACGCCGCCGCCGCCGGCACGCCCATCCTGGGCATCTGCGTGGGCATGCAGATGCTCCTCGAAGGCAGCGAGGAGGCGCCGGGCGTGGCGGGCCTCGGCCTGATTCCCGGCACCGTCCTGCGCTTCCCCCACGACGCGCAGCGCAAGGTGCCGCAGATGGGCTGGAACAGCCTCGACAAGGTCGGCGACAGCCCCCTGCTGGCCGACCTCGCCTGCCCCGCCTACGCGTACTTCGTGCACTCGTACTACGTGCCCCTGACCGTCGAGGTGGACGCCGGGGCGCTGACCGAGTACGGCGTGCCGTTCTGGGCGGCCCTCAGCCACGGCAACCTGCACGCCACGCAGTTTCACCCGGAAAAGAGCGGCGAGGTCGGACTGGCCATCCTCGACCGCTTCCGCCGCAACGTGCTGGAGGGTTGA
- a CDS encoding N-acetylmuramoyl-L-alanine amidase, giving the protein MRASPALAALTGLALLCAPAGATHASGVFVSYPPEGHRVAHANVILQGHVPPGSSLSVSGRAVPTGPDGLFMEWWPLKPGANTLTLTARQGSRVTGSRTLRVTRAAAPILPARPTRILPGSVTPARPVEFWDVTGDTPAERRVTVSVQGSAGARASVRLGSAPPTPMREGPPGTYRADLTVPAAPQTSTPLTVSLTGPDGRTVTATAPGRVTVQSGAARSGTQRPGQVPGPGLNASSTVLTTLTGQSLLYPRTGMTFTVVGRQEGDLRVRLSGGQSALITATQLDLGAPDSAPLAWTGGPVQLEPARPETARLDAPILASTPDPSPAAAPGVNDLPALPPTEAGNAATPPASPPAPPVTPPVIPTPADPTRLTLLIPTGPARPPFTLEQTDPRTLVLTLFGPPITPLTPPAPHPLLTRTDLQTTPGTTRLTLTLTAPLWGFTADHDGPHLRLSVRTPPTTDPTRPLQGRTLTLDPGHGGTQGGGAGSLGTPEKDLVLPITLRAAELLRAQGATIHLTRTTDTTVGLYDRGQLAHDTGSDLLISVHANALPDGRDPRGIRGPELYYTHPQAQPLAAALLAALRAGLPDLGPGAGLKPGADLALTRPTSQPSVLIETGYLTDPGNLRLLNSPAGQERLAQAIAAGVLAYYRGLGR; this is encoded by the coding sequence ATGCGCGCTTCCCCTGCCCTGGCCGCCCTGACCGGACTGGCCCTGCTCTGCGCCCCGGCGGGCGCCACGCACGCCAGCGGCGTGTTCGTCTCGTACCCCCCGGAAGGCCACCGGGTCGCGCACGCCAACGTGATCCTGCAGGGGCACGTGCCGCCCGGCTCCAGCCTCAGCGTGTCCGGCCGCGCCGTTCCCACCGGACCCGACGGTCTGTTCATGGAATGGTGGCCGCTGAAGCCCGGCGCGAACACCCTCACCCTGACCGCCCGGCAGGGGAGCCGTGTGACCGGCAGCCGCACCCTGCGCGTCACGCGCGCCGCCGCGCCCATCCTGCCCGCCCGGCCCACCCGCATCCTGCCCGGCAGCGTCACACCCGCCCGGCCGGTCGAATTCTGGGACGTGACCGGCGACACGCCCGCCGAACGCCGCGTGACCGTCAGCGTGCAGGGCAGCGCCGGAGCGCGCGCCAGCGTCCGCCTGGGCAGCGCCCCGCCCACCCCCATGCGCGAGGGACCGCCCGGCACGTACCGCGCCGACCTGACCGTCCCCGCTGCCCCCCAGACCAGCACCCCGCTGACCGTCAGCCTGACCGGCCCGGACGGCCGCACCGTGACCGCCACCGCGCCCGGCCGCGTCACGGTGCAGAGCGGCGCCGCCCGCAGCGGCACCCAGCGCCCCGGACAGGTCCCCGGCCCCGGCCTGAACGCCAGCAGCACCGTCCTGACCACCCTGACCGGCCAGTCCCTGCTCTACCCCCGCACCGGCATGACCTTCACCGTCGTCGGCCGGCAGGAAGGCGACCTGCGCGTCCGCCTGAGCGGCGGCCAGAGCGCCCTGATCACCGCCACGCAACTCGACCTGGGCGCCCCCGACAGCGCTCCCCTCGCCTGGACCGGCGGTCCCGTCCAACTGGAGCCCGCCCGCCCAGAAACCGCCCGCCTGGACGCGCCCATCCTGGCATCCACGCCCGACCCCAGCCCCGCCGCTGCGCCCGGCGTGAACGACCTGCCCGCGCTGCCCCCCACCGAGGCCGGGAACGCCGCCACCCCACCGGCCTCGCCACCCGCCCCGCCCGTCACACCGCCCGTCATCCCCACCCCGGCGGACCCGACCCGCCTCACCCTCCTGATCCCCACCGGCCCTGCCCGCCCACCCTTCACCCTCGAACAGACCGACCCGCGCACCCTCGTCCTCACCCTGTTCGGCCCGCCCATCACACCCCTCACCCCACCCGCCCCGCACCCCCTGCTGACCCGCACCGACCTGCAAACCACCCCCGGCACCACCCGCCTCACCCTCACCCTGACCGCCCCCCTCTGGGGCTTCACCGCCGACCACGACGGCCCCCACCTGCGCCTGAGCGTCCGCACGCCCCCCACCACCGACCCCACCCGACCCCTCCAGGGCCGCACCCTCACCCTTGACCCCGGCCACGGCGGCACCCAGGGCGGCGGCGCCGGCAGCCTCGGCACCCCCGAAAAAGACCTCGTCCTGCCCATCACCCTCCGCGCCGCCGAACTCCTCCGCGCCCAGGGCGCCACCATCCACCTCACCCGCACCACCGACACCACCGTCGGCCTGTACGACCGCGGCCAGCTCGCCCACGACACGGGCAGCGACCTCCTCATCAGCGTCCACGCCAACGCCCTCCCCGACGGTCGCGACCCACGCGGCATCCGAGGTCCCGAGCTGTACTACACCCACCCCCAGGCCCAACCCCTCGCCGCCGCCCTCCTCGCCGCCCTGCGCGCCGGCCTCCCCGACCTCGGCCCCGGCGCCGGCCTGAAACCCGGCGCGGACCTCGCCCTCACCCGACCCACCAGCCAACCCAGCGTCCTCATCGAAACCGGGTACCTGACCGACCCCGGCAACCTGCGCCTGCTGAACAGCCCGGCCGGACAGGAACGGCTCGCTCAGGCCATCGCGGCGGGGGTTCTCGCGTATTACCGGGGGCTTGGGCGGTAG
- a CDS encoding NAD(P)/FAD-dependent oxidoreductase → MPPPRAGRVQADLLDVVIVGAGPAGLSAALTLGRSRRRVLLLDGGPPRNAPVGAAHGLLTRDGMHPADLKAQALADLAPYDVTVRPDGAREVRRDPDGAFAVRVGQDWHRTRVLLFATGVRDLLPPVPGLRERWGQGVYHCPYCDGWEHEGRALAVYGCGQSAHHLALTVRAWSDRVTLLCDGDPALTPEQTRDLRRVGVRIRTEPVRHLRGGPLEDQSVCVTFRGAPPLLVDAVFLAPEQQQGSHLPAALGCQLNDRGRVQVDDHQETSVPGVFAIGDMTGAPQYVVQAAAAGMHAAQVINTRLIHAAVHSLGAAFHKTPDDGAEVTRPPEPDDE, encoded by the coding sequence TTGCCGCCCCCACGGGCGGGTCGGGTGCAGGCGGACCTGCTGGACGTGGTGATCGTCGGGGCGGGTCCGGCGGGCCTGAGTGCCGCGCTGACGCTGGGACGCTCGCGGCGGCGGGTGCTGCTGCTGGACGGCGGCCCGCCCCGCAACGCGCCCGTGGGAGCCGCGCACGGACTGCTCACGCGCGACGGGATGCACCCGGCAGACCTGAAAGCGCAGGCACTGGCGGACCTCGCGCCGTACGACGTGACCGTCCGCCCCGATGGGGCGCGCGAGGTGCGCCGCGACCCGGACGGGGCGTTCGCCGTGCGGGTCGGTCAGGACTGGCACCGCACGCGCGTTCTGCTGTTCGCCACCGGCGTGCGGGACCTCCTGCCGCCCGTGCCGGGCCTGCGGGAACGCTGGGGGCAGGGCGTGTACCACTGCCCGTACTGCGACGGCTGGGAACACGAGGGCCGCGCCCTGGCTGTGTACGGCTGCGGCCAGAGCGCGCACCACCTGGCCCTGACGGTCCGGGCGTGGTCGGACCGCGTGACCCTGCTGTGCGACGGCGACCCGGCCCTCACGCCCGAACAGACCCGCGACCTGCGCCGCGTCGGCGTCCGTATCCGTACGGAACCCGTCCGGCACCTGCGCGGCGGTCCCCTGGAAGACCAGTCGGTGTGCGTCACCTTCCGGGGCGCGCCGCCCCTCCTCGTGGACGCCGTGTTCCTCGCGCCCGAACAGCAGCAGGGCAGCCACCTGCCCGCCGCGCTCGGCTGCCAGCTGAACGACCGCGGCCGCGTGCAGGTCGACGACCATCAGGAAACCAGCGTTCCCGGCGTGTTCGCTATCGGGGACATGACCGGCGCGCCGCAGTACGTGGTGCAGGCCGCCGCGGCCGGCATGCACGCCGCGCAGGTCATCAACACCCGCCTCATCCACGCGGCCGTGCATTCCCTGGGCGCCGCGTTCCACAAGACCCCCGATGACGGCGCAGAAGTGACCCGCCCCCCTGAGCCCGACGACGAGTAG
- the hrpB gene encoding ATP-dependent helicase HrpB yields the protein MSSFVLPIAEVVPAVRGALAAHSLVVVQAPPGAGKSTGLPLELLGEPWLAGRGIVMLQPRRVAARAVAARLAEGLGEEVGGTVGYRVRFDSRVSAATRLEVVTEGILTRRLQRDPELSGVGLVILDEFHERSLNADLALALLREVQGALRDDLRVLVMSATLDPGLPGRLGAPLIESAGRAFPVEVRYLPTDPVGRVEDLVARQVRVALEAEPGDVLAFLPGVREIRAAAAALSDVDAAVLPLYGDLPVREQARALRPDPGGRRKVVLATSIAETSLTIDGVRVVVDGGLSRTQQFDPASGLSRMVTGRVTRDAATQRAGRAGRTAPGVAYRLWSERTQPLLPAARPPEVMEADLAPLTLELAQWGVPDPADLHWLDVPPARRVETARGVLRDLGALDGAGRVTPEGARLLDFPTHPRLAHLLTAPGDAALAADVAALLEERDPLPPGSGADLTDRVAVLRAWRRGERTPGDVAVLERVERLSRQWRTLLKVRPDDSAPDGFAVGALVLRAYPERAALAREETSGLRRGRFLLAGGQGAALPEGDGLAGVRALVAAHMDASPMSAGQAEGRIFLAAPLDPAALDAGAAWVDAVRWDARTGTLVAQRERRFGALVLEARPLRDLPAGARLDALAGGIREGGLHLLTFSPEAQALRDRVESVRAWRPDETDWPDLSDAGLLDTLEDWLGPHLGAARSREDLGRLNLLPAVQALLPWPLPARLDELAPTHLTVPTGSRIRLTYRPGEAPILAVKLQELFGLADTPAVNGGRTPVLLHLLSPAGRPVQVTQDLRSFWNSSYFEVRKDLRGRYPRHPWPDDPWTHAPMKGTKKRGV from the coding sequence GTGAGTTCTTTCGTGTTGCCGATTGCGGAGGTGGTGCCTGCGGTGCGTGGGGCGCTGGCGGCGCATTCGTTGGTTGTGGTGCAGGCGCCTCCGGGGGCGGGGAAGAGTACGGGGTTGCCGTTGGAGTTGCTGGGTGAGCCGTGGTTGGCGGGGCGTGGGATCGTGATGCTGCAGCCCCGGCGGGTGGCGGCGCGGGCGGTGGCGGCGCGGCTGGCGGAGGGGCTTGGGGAGGAGGTCGGTGGGACGGTCGGGTACCGGGTGCGGTTCGATTCGCGGGTGTCGGCGGCGACGCGGTTGGAGGTGGTGACGGAGGGCATCCTGACGCGGCGGCTTCAGCGGGATCCGGAGCTGTCGGGTGTGGGGCTGGTGATTCTGGACGAGTTTCACGAGCGGAGCCTGAACGCGGATCTGGCGCTGGCGCTCCTGCGGGAGGTGCAGGGGGCGCTGCGGGATGACCTGCGGGTGCTGGTGATGAGTGCCACGCTGGATCCGGGTTTGCCGGGGCGGCTGGGGGCGCCGCTGATCGAGAGTGCGGGGCGGGCGTTCCCGGTCGAGGTTCGCTACCTGCCCACTGATCCGGTGGGGCGCGTGGAGGATCTCGTGGCGCGGCAGGTGCGGGTGGCGCTGGAGGCGGAGCCGGGGGACGTACTGGCGTTCCTGCCGGGCGTGCGGGAGATCCGCGCGGCGGCGGCGGCGCTGTCGGATGTGGACGCGGCCGTGCTGCCGCTGTACGGCGACCTGCCGGTGCGGGAGCAGGCGCGGGCGCTGCGGCCCGATCCGGGTGGAAGGCGCAAGGTGGTGCTGGCGACCAGTATCGCCGAGACGTCGCTGACCATCGACGGGGTGCGGGTGGTCGTGGACGGCGGCCTGAGCCGCACGCAGCAGTTCGATCCGGCCAGTGGGCTTTCGCGGATGGTGACGGGCCGGGTCACGCGGGACGCGGCGACGCAGCGTGCGGGCCGCGCGGGCCGCACCGCGCCGGGCGTCGCGTACCGCCTGTGGAGCGAGCGGACGCAGCCGCTCCTGCCGGCCGCGCGTCCGCCGGAGGTCATGGAGGCGGACCTCGCGCCGCTGACGCTGGAACTCGCGCAGTGGGGCGTGCCGGACCCGGCGGACCTGCACTGGCTGGACGTACCCCCGGCCCGGCGCGTGGAGACGGCGCGGGGCGTGCTGCGCGACCTGGGCGCGCTGGACGGAGCGGGCCGCGTGACCCCGGAGGGCGCGCGGCTGCTGGACTTCCCGACGCACCCGCGTCTGGCGCACCTGCTGACTGCGCCGGGCGACGCGGCGCTCGCGGCGGATGTGGCGGCGCTGCTGGAGGAACGCGACCCGCTCCCGCCGGGGTCCGGGGCGGACCTGACGGACCGCGTGGCGGTCCTGCGTGCGTGGCGGCGCGGGGAGCGCACGCCCGGCGACGTGGCGGTGCTGGAACGCGTCGAGCGGCTGTCGCGGCAGTGGCGCACCCTCCTGAAGGTCCGGCCGGACGATTCGGCCCCGGACGGGTTCGCGGTGGGCGCGCTGGTCCTGCGGGCGTACCCGGAACGCGCCGCACTCGCGCGCGAGGAGACCAGCGGCCTGCGCCGGGGGCGGTTCCTGCTGGCGGGCGGGCAGGGGGCGGCGCTGCCGGAGGGGGACGGTCTGGCGGGCGTGCGGGCGCTGGTCGCCGCGCACATGGACGCCTCCCCCATGAGTGCCGGGCAGGCCGAGGGCCGCATCTTCCTGGCGGCGCCGCTCGACCCGGCCGCGCTGGACGCCGGGGCTGCGTGGGTGGACGCGGTGCGCTGGGACGCCCGCACCGGCACGCTGGTCGCGCAGCGCGAGCGGCGCTTCGGGGCGCTGGTGCTCGAAGCCCGGCCCCTGCGTGACCTGCCCGCCGGGGCGCGGCTGGACGCGCTGGCCGGGGGGATCCGCGAGGGGGGCCTGCACCTGCTGACCTTCAGCCCCGAGGCGCAGGCGCTGCGGGACCGCGTGGAGTCCGTCCGGGCGTGGCGGCCCGACGAGACCGACTGGCCGGACCTCAGTGACGCCGGCCTGCTGGACACCCTGGAGGACTGGCTGGGACCGCACCTGGGCGCGGCCCGCTCGCGGGAGGACCTGGGCCGCCTGAACCTCCTGCCGGCCGTGCAGGCGTTGCTGCCGTGGCCCCTCCCGGCCCGGCTGGACGAACTGGCTCCCACGCACCTGACGGTGCCCACCGGCAGCCGCATCCGGCTGACGTACCGCCCCGGCGAGGCGCCCATCCTGGCCGTGAAGTTGCAGGAACTGTTCGGGCTGGCCGACACGCCCGCCGTGAACGGGGGCCGCACGCCCGTGCTGCTGCACCTGCTGTCCCCGGCGGGGCGGCCCGTGCAGGTCACGCAGGACCTGCGCTCATTCTGGAACTCCTCGTACTTCGAGGTGCGTAAGGACCTGCGCGGCCGTTACCCCAGGCACCCCTGGCCCGACGATCCCTGGACGCACGCGCCCATGAAAGGCACCAAGAAACGGGGCGTGTGA
- a CDS encoding branched-chain amino acid aminotransferase: MTTQTPRPPVDLDWNTLGFSYIRTDERYLSHWRDGAWDHGTLTLDNVLHISEGSTALHYGQQCFEGLKAYRAADGSINLFRPDQNAARMQASCRRILMPEVSTEQFIDACRQVVKANEHWIPPYGTGGALYLRPYVIGVGDNIGVRTAPEFIFGVFAIPVGAYFKGGLTPHNFITSGMDRAAPHGTGAAKVGGNYAASLLPGAQAKDRHFADAIYLDPATHTKIEEVGAANFFAITRDGQTFVTPQSPSILPSITKYSLLWLAEHRLGLNVIEGDVFIDRLNEYAEAGACGTAAVITPIGGIQHEDTFHVFHSETEVGPVTRRLYDELVGIQYGDREAPEGWIVKV; the protein is encoded by the coding sequence ATGACGACCCAGACCCCCCGCCCGCCCGTGGACCTCGACTGGAACACGCTGGGATTCAGTTACATCCGCACCGACGAACGCTACCTCTCGCACTGGCGTGACGGCGCGTGGGACCACGGAACCCTGACCCTCGACAACGTCCTGCACATCAGCGAGGGCAGCACCGCCCTGCACTACGGCCAGCAGTGCTTCGAGGGCCTCAAGGCGTACCGCGCCGCCGACGGCAGCATCAACCTGTTCCGCCCCGACCAGAACGCCGCGCGCATGCAGGCCAGCTGCCGCCGCATCCTGATGCCCGAGGTCAGCACCGAGCAGTTCATCGACGCCTGCCGTCAGGTCGTGAAAGCCAACGAACACTGGATTCCCCCCTACGGCACGGGCGGCGCGCTGTACCTGCGTCCCTACGTGATCGGCGTGGGCGACAACATCGGCGTGCGCACCGCCCCGGAATTCATCTTCGGGGTGTTCGCCATTCCCGTCGGCGCGTACTTCAAGGGGGGCCTGACCCCGCACAACTTCATCACGTCCGGCATGGACCGCGCCGCGCCGCACGGCACCGGCGCGGCCAAGGTCGGCGGGAACTACGCCGCCAGCCTCCTGCCCGGCGCGCAGGCCAAGGACCGTCACTTCGCGGACGCCATCTACCTCGACCCCGCCACGCACACCAAGATCGAGGAGGTCGGCGCCGCGAACTTCTTCGCCATCACCCGTGACGGCCAGACCTTCGTGACGCCGCAGTCGCCCAGCATCCTGCCCAGCATCACCAAGTACAGCCTGCTCTGGCTCGCCGAGCACCGCCTGGGCCTGAACGTCATTGAGGGCGACGTGTTCATCGACCGCCTGAACGAGTACGCCGAGGCCGGCGCGTGCGGCACCGCCGCCGTCATCACGCCCATCGGCGGCATCCAGCACGAGGACACCTTCCACGTGTTCCACAGCGAAACCGAGGTCGGCCCCGTCACCCGCCGCCTGTACGACGAACTGGTCGGCATCCAGTACGGCGACCGTGAAGCGCCCGAAGGCTGGATCGTCAAGGTGTGA
- a CDS encoding SDR family oxidoreductase: MSVVRPVTLVTGAAGGIGAALARRLAAGHDLILSGRNVGALEALCAEVGGAALVLDLTCPESFADALAGVGRVSNVVHNAGVVELGAVAEQGHAVWSHTLAVNVVAPAELTRLLLPRVRAERGSVVFVNSGAGLRANAGWGSYAASKFGLKALADALREEEAGAGVRVSSVYPGRTATPMQEKVRSQEGAAYTPEAFIDPDSVAATIEFVLNAPRDATLPDVSVRPGPR, from the coding sequence ATGAGTGTCGTTCGGCCGGTGACGTTGGTGACGGGAGCTGCGGGTGGGATTGGGGCGGCGTTGGCGCGGCGGTTGGCTGCGGGGCATGATCTGATCCTGTCGGGGCGGAATGTGGGGGCGTTGGAGGCCCTGTGTGCGGAGGTGGGGGGGGCGGCGCTGGTGCTGGACCTGACGTGCCCGGAGTCGTTTGCGGACGCCCTGGCGGGTGTGGGGCGCGTGTCGAACGTGGTGCATAACGCGGGTGTGGTGGAACTGGGTGCGGTGGCGGAGCAGGGGCACGCGGTGTGGTCGCACACGCTGGCGGTGAACGTGGTCGCCCCGGCGGAGTTGACGCGGTTGCTGCTGCCGCGCGTGCGCGCTGAGCGGGGTTCGGTGGTGTTCGTGAACAGTGGCGCGGGCCTGCGGGCGAACGCGGGGTGGGGGAGTTACGCGGCCAGCAAGTTCGGCCTGAAGGCCCTGGCGGACGCCCTGCGGGAAGAGGAGGCAGGCGCCGGGGTGCGCGTGTCGAGCGTGTACCCGGGCCGCACGGCGACGCCCATGCAGGAGAAGGTGCGCTCTCAGGAGGGCGCGGCGTACACGCCGGAGGCGTTCATCGATCCGGATTCGGTGGCGGCCACCATCGAGTTCGTGCTGAACGCCCCGCGTGACGCGACGCTGCCGGACGTGAGCGTGCGCCCCGGCCCCCGCTGA
- a CDS encoding Rad52/Rad22 family DNA repair protein yields the protein MKLSDVQKRLQSPFPAHMVAWKAVAISKDRSRALLLAHIDARAVQDRLDAICPDHWEFSVEVIPGTPVPTVKGRLTVLGVSREDIGQAPDGDLSTLKAAASDALKRCAVHFGIGRYLYDLPRTWGDWDDTKRQPTHTPELPDWARPDHERTPGGAHLMQAMDQLRYELPEDLDLQREVYRHLKAALGSLHPDPQQPPLGQPKGGHTGRAA from the coding sequence ATGAAATTGAGCGATGTTCAGAAACGACTCCAGTCCCCGTTTCCCGCTCACATGGTGGCGTGGAAAGCCGTCGCCATCAGCAAGGACCGCAGCCGCGCCCTGCTCCTGGCCCACATCGACGCGCGCGCCGTCCAGGACCGACTGGACGCCATCTGCCCCGACCACTGGGAATTCAGCGTGGAAGTCATCCCCGGCACACCCGTCCCGACCGTCAAGGGCCGCCTGACCGTCCTCGGCGTCAGCCGCGAGGACATCGGACAGGCCCCGGACGGCGACCTGAGCACCCTGAAAGCCGCCGCCAGCGACGCCCTGAAACGCTGCGCCGTGCACTTCGGCATCGGCCGCTACCTGTACGACCTGCCCCGCACCTGGGGCGACTGGGACGACACGAAACGCCAGCCCACCCACACCCCGGAACTGCCCGACTGGGCGCGCCCCGACCACGAACGCACGCCCGGCGGCGCGCACCTGATGCAGGCCATGGACCAGCTGCGCTACGAACTGCCCGAGGACCTCGACCTGCAACGCGAGGTGTACCGCCACCTGAAAGCCGCGCTGGGCAGCCTGCACCCCGACCCGCAGCAGCCCCCGCTGGGGCAGCCGAAGGGCGGCCATACCGGACGGGCCGCGTGA
- a CDS encoding HAD family hydrolase, with protein MSIHAVLFDLDGTLHDRAATLRAWLAEHTRQFGLPDTYAPRFLELEDHGYRPKAQVIPQLVQELGLPHDPQTLLDTYAHHVRHAVPMPHAHAVLRELRARGVRVGVVTNGWEDLQRACADRCGLTDLIDDLVISRAIGLSKPDPAIYQLALNRLGVSAQHTWFVGDSPRNDIAGPQAVGLRAAWLPTTHPLQGEAPDVILRDLRDVLGL; from the coding sequence GTGAGTATTCATGCCGTTCTCTTCGACCTCGACGGCACCCTCCACGACCGCGCTGCCACCCTCCGCGCGTGGCTGGCCGAACACACCCGGCAGTTCGGCCTGCCCGACACCTACGCCCCCCGCTTCCTCGAACTCGAAGACCACGGCTACCGCCCCAAAGCCCAGGTCATCCCCCAGCTCGTGCAGGAACTCGGCCTCCCACACGACCCCCAGACCCTCCTCGACACCTACGCCCACCACGTCCGGCACGCCGTCCCCATGCCCCACGCACACGCCGTCCTGCGCGAACTCCGCGCGCGGGGCGTGCGGGTGGGTGTCGTCACCAACGGCTGGGAAGACCTCCAGCGCGCCTGCGCCGACCGCTGCGGCCTGACCGACCTGATAGACGACCTCGTGATCAGCCGAGCCATCGGACTCAGCAAACCCGACCCCGCCATCTACCAGCTCGCGCTGAACCGCCTCGGCGTCAGCGCCCAGCACACGTGGTTCGTGGGCGACTCGCCCCGCAACGACATCGCCGGGCCGCAGGCGGTGGGGCTGCGCGCCGCGTGGCTCCCCACCACGCACCCGCTTCAGGGCGAGGCTCCGGACGTGATTCTTCGTGATCTGCGGGATGTGCTGGGGTTGTAG
- the hisB gene encoding imidazoleglycerol-phosphate dehydratase HisB, with the protein MSRAATVTRTTSETDITVQLDLDTTTYEHPHTGHGFLDHMLDALARHARIGLSVRATGDLHIEPHHLIEDTGITLGQALSQALGDRKGIERYGSAFVPMDETLAHVVLDLSGRAHLAFEPETLNVWGDAGGMTHYHLREFLRGLCNHAGITMHVRLLAGREAHHVIEAIVKAVARALRDAVQVTSQTMPSTKGSL; encoded by the coding sequence ATGAGTCGCGCGGCCACCGTCACCCGAACCACCAGCGAAACCGACATCACCGTCCAGCTCGATCTGGACACCACCACCTACGAGCACCCGCACACCGGGCACGGCTTCCTGGACCACATGCTCGACGCGCTGGCCCGCCACGCCCGCATCGGCCTGAGCGTCCGCGCGACCGGCGACCTGCACATCGAACCGCACCACCTGATCGAGGACACCGGCATCACCCTCGGGCAGGCGCTCTCGCAGGCCCTCGGCGACCGCAAGGGCATCGAACGCTACGGCAGCGCCTTCGTACCCATGGACGAGACCCTGGCGCACGTCGTGCTGGACCTGTCGGGCCGCGCGCACCTCGCCTTCGAACCCGAGACCCTGAACGTCTGGGGCGACGCGGGCGGCATGACCCACTATCACCTACGCGAATTCCTGCGCGGCCTGTGCAACCACGCGGGCATCACGATGCACGTCCGTCTCCTCGCGGGCCGCGAGGCTCACCACGTCATCGAGGCCATCGTGAAGGCCGTCGCCCGCGCCCTGCGCGACGCCGTGCAGGTCACCTCGCAGACCATGCCCAGCACCAAGGGCAGCCTGTGA